The Sulfitobacter indolifex genome contains the following window.
GGCGAGATGATCAGCGCCTTTGAATTGATGCACCGACAAGGTTTCGATTTTCTTAACGAAACCCTTCCCAATATCCGTCAGCCTTTCGCCACTCCCCCCGAGTGGTGCGTATTGATCGAGATTGGCACGCCCGGAGAGATCGACACTGACGCCGCCCTCGAAAGCCTCTTCGCTGCGGCGCTAGAGGCGACCCTCGTCACAGACGGCTTGATCGCCCAAAACGCCCAGCAGGCCCAAGACTTCTGGACCATTCGCGAGACAATTCCCGAAGCCAACCGCCTGATCGGCTCGGTCTCCAGCCACGACATTTCGGTGCCCCTCAGCGCGATTCCTGAGTTCATCACCCGCGCCACCCAAGCACTCACCGCCCTCAACGATTTCCGGATCAATTGCTTTGGCCATGTCGGGGACGGCAACCTGCATTACAACGTCTTCCCCGCAAAGGGAAAAACGCGTGCCGACTACGAAGAGCAACGCGATGCAGTCAAACGCCTGGTCCACGACCTTGTGCACGAGCTCGGCGGCTCATTCAGTGCCGAACACGGCGTCGGGCGGATCAAAGTCGATGACCTTGAACGCTACGGCGATCCGGCGAAACTCGCCGCCATGCGCGCCATCAAAGCGGCACTTGACCCCAAGGGCATCATGAACCCCGGCGCCGTCCTACGCGCCTAAGCGCCGTTCAAAGCCCCTCAAAGGCACAAAGCGCGTGGACCTCTTTGCCGAGCGCTTCCAACCGCTTACGGCCGCCCAACTCGGGCAAGTCGATGATGAACGCGCAGGAAACAATCTCACCGCCCAAACGCTCAATCAGCTTGATCCCGGCCTCCGCCGTGCCCCCTGTGGCCAGCAGGTCGTCGACAACCAAAACTTTCTCTCCCGGTTTGATGGCATCATCATGCAGCTCGACAATGGCCTCGCCATATTCAAGTTTGTATTCCTGACTGATTACAGTGCCCGGCAGCTTGCCCTTCTTGCGAACAGGCACAAAACCCACACTCAACTGATGCGCAATCGCGCCACCCAAGATAAAGCCGCGCGCTTCAAGGCCCACAACCTTGTCAATGTCTATGCCTGCATAGGGATGCAGCATTTGGTCGATCGCCATGCGAAACCCGCGTGGATCGGCAAAAAGTGTCGTCACGTCGCGAAACATGATCCCCTCGTGCGGGAAATCTACAATCGTGCGAATATAGTCCTGAACCTGTTTCATGCCGCCCTTCCGCGTGAATTAACCCGACCCGTCTTAGCGCAAGCCGCCCCGTAGGCGAAGCCCTCATCTGCGCCTGGCACCTTATTGGAAAGAGGGCCCAACTCCCTCCCTTTCATCCTTTCTCAAATACCGTCCGCACTCAGCTGCACACACCACCGCCCGCGTTCAAAGCATCCGCCCCGCCACTGCATCCAGTTTTGCCAGCAATTCAGGATCCCGCGCATCCGGCTGGGTCAGGATCGCAAACTCCAACGCCCGGTCACAACCGTGCGGGCAGGGCGCGCGGTCGGCCCCCAGCAGCGCGGGCAGGCGCGACACCATGGCGCGGCCCTTGTCGGCGTTCCCCATCAACGTCGCGATGATCTGTGTCACGTCCACCTCACCGTGATCCGGATGCCAACTGTCATAGTCGGTGATCATCGCGACAGAAGCATAGCAAAGCTCAGCTTCCCGCGCCAACTTGGCCTCCGGCATATTGGTCATGCCGATCACATCCGCACCCCAGCTTTCGCGGTACATTTTGGATTCGGCCAAGGTTGAGAACTGCGGCCCCTCCATCGCCAGATAGGTGCCGCCACGGTGCACGTTGATGCCGGCCTCCCGTGCCGCAGTTTGGCAGGCGTCGCCCAAGCGCGGGCAGGTGGGGTGGGCCACGCTGACATGGGCCACACAGCCGGGGCCGAAGAAGGTTTTCTCCCGCGCCATGGTGCGGTCAATGAACTGGTCGACGATCACGAAATCGCCCGGTGCCATCTCTTCGCGGAACGACCCGCAGGCTGAGACGCTGATCACATCCGTACAGCCCAACCGTTTCAGCGCGTCGATATTGGCGCGGTAGGGCACGGAAGTCGGCGTATGCACATGGCCACGGCCATGGCGCGGTAGAAAGACCATGGCAACGCCATCCAAAGTCCCGGTCAGAACTTGATCCGACGGCGCACCCCATGGGGTCTCCACTGTGACCCAATCGGCATCCTGCAGCCCGTCGATGTCATAAATGCCGGAGCCGCCGATAACGGCGATTTTCGTATCTGTCATGAAGGAGCCTGTGCCTTGGGTGGTTGCCAGTGAAGCCCAAAGAACCTCACAGATTCCAGTGGGGTTCAAGTGTTTTTGCCACCGCGGAAGACACGTCTTCGTCAGGAATTTCCGGAGCACATTGCGCGTTGGCCGTTGCATCAATGTGTTTCTGCATTGCAGCAGCCTCGGCCTGATCATCGGCAAGATGCTTTTCTTCACGGCAAAACTGTTCTAGGTGCAGCCAAAAGCGCCCCGCAACTGCGGCTTCCGGCGCTCATATCTGTTTTCCGATAGTCAAAGGACGCCCCTATGCGCGCCACGCTGCACAACTTTGCCAAGAACCTTGATGTGACCGATTTGCGCTGGATGCCCGACGATGGTTTCTCCATCGGGCGGCTGCGGATCGAATTGCTGTCGGGGCTGACCGTGGCACTTGCACTGGTGCCCGAAGCGGTGGCCTTTGCCTTTGTCGCCGGGGTGCATCCGCTGGTGGGGCTTTACGCGGCCTTTCTCGTCGGTCTGATCACAGCGCTGATTGGCGGCCGACCTGGCATGATCTCGGGCGCCACAGGGGCGTTGGCTGTGGTCATGGTGGCCTTGGTGGCGCAGCATGGGGTCGAGTACCTCTTTGCCACCGTGGTGCTGATGGGGCTCATGCAGATTTTCGCGGGCGTCATGCAATGGGGCAAGTTCATCCGACTGGTGCCGCATCCAGTGATGCTGGGCTTTGTCAACGGGCTCGCCATCGTGATTTTCTTGGCACAAATGAGCCAGTTTAAGGTGCCCGGCACCATGGTCGACACAGGTCACGGCATGGGCGGCGGCGAATGGCTTTCGGGTCAGCCGCTCGTGATGATGTTGGGATTGGTTGCCGCAACCATGGCGATCATTTGGCTCACGCCGCGCATTACCCGCCTTATCCCTGCGCCCTTGGCAGGCATTGGGATCATTGCCGCGCTGGTGATCGGCTTTGGCCTAGATGTGCCGCGCGTGGGCGATCTGGCCTCGATCCAAGGTGGCCTGCCGGAATGGCATATCCCGATGGTGCCGCTGACGTGGGAAACCTTTGAGATTATCCTGCCCTATGCGGTGATCCTTGCCGCAATTGGTCTGATCGAATCCCTGCTAACGCTGAACCTTGTTGGCGATCTGACGGGCAAGCGCGGTGGCGCGAGCCAGGAATGTATCGCCCAAGGCGTGGCCAATACCGTCACCGGCTTTTTTGGCGGCATGGGCGGCTGTGCGATGATCGGCCAATCGATGATCAATGTGAAATCCGGTGGGCGTACGCGTGTGGCAGGCATCGCGGCGGCGGTATTCCTGCTGCTCTTCATCCTCGTTGGTTCCTCCATCATTGAACTCATTCCGCTGGCCGCGCTGGTTGGCGTGATGTTCATGGTGGTGATCGGCACCTTCGCGTGGAACTCGCTCACCATCCTGCGCAAAGTGCCGCTGATGGATGCCTTTGTCATCATTCTGGTGACGGTTGTGACCGTGATGGAAGACCTTGCCGTGGCGGTGGTTGTTGGCGTTATCGTCTCGGCGCTGGCCTATGCGTGGAACAACGCGCGGCGCATCCATGCAAGCACCCGCCAGTCGGTGCGCGAGGAAGGGGCCAAGGTCTATGAGGTTCACGGGCCGCTGTTCTTCGGATCCGCAGATGGGTTCGCCGAATTGTTTGACGTGGAGAATGACCCCGAGGTGGTGATTGTCGATTTCGCTGACAGCCGTGTGGTCGATCAATCCGCGTTGCAAGCGATCGAGGCGATGGCTGCGAAATATGAGGCCGCAGGCAAGCGGTTGCAGCTGCGCCACCTGAGCCGCGATTGTCACCGTCTGCTGACCAAGGCCGGGCATCTCATGGTCGATAGTGACGATGATCCGGATTACGAATTGGCCGTGGACTACGACGTGCGCACCGGCGTACTAGGCGGGCACTAAAAAAGAAAACCCGGCGCTTAATTCAAGCGCCGGGTTTTTTCTTTCACCATAGCCCGGAATCAAGCCGCAGGCACCGGGCCATCGCCTGCCCGCCCGGACGGGTAGGCGATTTGGTGAGGCTAGGCGCTCCTTCGAGAACGCACATCATGGTTGAGCCATAAAGTGGCAGCATAGGCCTTAGGATCGCCCACCCGCGGGCAGGCGCTGGCCCTTACTCAATCATCAGGCCGCTTCAGCTCAAACACCTCACGCACC
Protein-coding sequences here:
- a CDS encoding adenine phosphoribosyltransferase, yielding MKQVQDYIRTIVDFPHEGIMFRDVTTLFADPRGFRMAIDQMLHPYAGIDIDKVVGLEARGFILGGAIAHQLSVGFVPVRKKGKLPGTVISQEYKLEYGEAIVELHDDAIKPGEKVLVVDDLLATGGTAEAGIKLIERLGGEIVSCAFIIDLPELGGRKRLEALGKEVHALCAFEGL
- a CDS encoding S-methyl-5'-thioadenosine phosphorylase, whose protein sequence is MTDTKIAVIGGSGIYDIDGLQDADWVTVETPWGAPSDQVLTGTLDGVAMVFLPRHGRGHVHTPTSVPYRANIDALKRLGCTDVISVSACGSFREEMAPGDFVIVDQFIDRTMAREKTFFGPGCVAHVSVAHPTCPRLGDACQTAAREAGINVHRGGTYLAMEGPQFSTLAESKMYRESWGADVIGMTNMPEAKLAREAELCYASVAMITDYDSWHPDHGEVDVTQIIATLMGNADKGRAMVSRLPALLGADRAPCPHGCDRALEFAILTQPDARDPELLAKLDAVAGRML
- a CDS encoding SulP family inorganic anion transporter — protein: MRATLHNFAKNLDVTDLRWMPDDGFSIGRLRIELLSGLTVALALVPEAVAFAFVAGVHPLVGLYAAFLVGLITALIGGRPGMISGATGALAVVMVALVAQHGVEYLFATVVLMGLMQIFAGVMQWGKFIRLVPHPVMLGFVNGLAIVIFLAQMSQFKVPGTMVDTGHGMGGGEWLSGQPLVMMLGLVAATMAIIWLTPRITRLIPAPLAGIGIIAALVIGFGLDVPRVGDLASIQGGLPEWHIPMVPLTWETFEIILPYAVILAAIGLIESLLTLNLVGDLTGKRGGASQECIAQGVANTVTGFFGGMGGCAMIGQSMINVKSGGRTRVAGIAAAVFLLLFILVGSSIIELIPLAALVGVMFMVVIGTFAWNSLTILRKVPLMDAFVIILVTVVTVMEDLAVAVVVGVIVSALAYAWNNARRIHASTRQSVREEGAKVYEVHGPLFFGSADGFAELFDVENDPEVVIVDFADSRVVDQSALQAIEAMAAKYEAAGKRLQLRHLSRDCHRLLTKAGHLMVDSDDDPDYELAVDYDVRTGVLGGH